The window cgGAGACCTTTTATGTAGCGTCTGAGAGCTTGGATCAATCAACACCTGCAAGTTGCAGTTGAAATTCGAACCGATCAATGCGCTAGAGAACCTaattttatttttatttgTTGGAGAACCTCACTCTGCACCCCTACCTCTCGTCAGTCTTTTGCGCTTCAGGCTCATCAGTCTCAATCTGAACTTACCAGCGGTGAGGCCATGACAtccgaggggaggggggcagagGAGCTTTGCTTTGTTGGCCCCCACCGCCCAAATGTAACAGTCGATCTCGACCTGGGCTCCCGGGCGGGGATCTCTTATTCGTATTCTTACCGAGCGGCGCACTCAGTTCGCGAGCTACGAGCATGAATGAGGGCGGTGTCACCACAACATCTTgcccatcgccgtcatcgccgtcatcgccgtcattgCCTACCTCAAGTaaggtggacgaggacgacgaagacgaaggggATGAAGAGAGGGGCAGGGCTCACAGGACTTGTCATGCGCTTTCGCCCTGTATGCTTTCGTCCCATGCGACCCGAAACCGGCACGCGTGTGTGTGATTGGCGTTGCTTGTGTAAAGAGCTCACAGCTCTCTCGGATCTCTtccccttactgatcgggTATCTCAGAGCCGTACCTTGCGTAGGTAGGCAAGTAATCGTCATTTGCGAGTTTATACACATGATTGGCTGGGAGGCTTctctccatccatcctccccccTGGCAACCCTTCCCCGCATAACCGGATTCGTGCTACACGAGACGTGCAGcatggagggaggggccaCTTTGTCAGAACCTTACTGCATCTagttcccccccccccccccccaaagcgACTCGGATTTGGAGGCCGTTGTCGGAACTCGCGAGTGATAGATAACTTGGTTGAGCAGCCCTTGTTTCTGACCAGGTGATTTGCAAAGGGTTGCTAGACGAAGGCTGCATAAGTGTAATGAGGGCCATGGGACCTTCAGAGTAATATCAATATCTATTAAAAGTCTTCATCCCTTGTCTTTGAGGAAGGGCGGAAGAAGTTACAGCTGATATGTCTTTCTCTCCGAGCTATCTAGTTAGTCGAGTCATTCAATAGCGGTGTTAGCGCTCAAGCGGTGGAGTGAAGAAACATCATGTATAGCTACTCCAACATTTTATGAGAACATGTGCGAAAACGCCAGTGGTAAAATCGTGATTATCAAACAACTTTATCTATAAGGCTAAAAAAAACGGCAACAGCAAATGAAATAGTCTATAAACAAGTTCTGGAAGCAGAATTCTAACCGTTATCCTCTCTGATCAACACAGACAACCCATCTGATACCACGCATCGACTGCATCCACCTATGAGATATAGATTGCGCGGAACTGGGTGTTAACGTGCCAGCCAGTGCTGGCCAACGAAGGGTTCCCCTTGTTGTAGCAGGTCTTGGTGACGAAGTTGTACACTATCTTGGTACATCCATTTCTCGTCTGGCATAGAGCAATGCAGGCGGCATCACTGGCGACGCCGTACCAGATGTCTGTGGCTGGGTTGTTCGTGAAATCGCTGCTGGGACAGACCTGGTAGACAGTCTTGCCAGAGGTGACAGTGTAGGTGGGTGCCAGACAACTGTTGAGGGGGGTACCGTCCGCCACCTTGACCAGCGTCTGAAACCCCTGGTTGACGGCCCAGTTCGAAGCGGGAACGCTGGGGCTGCCCTTCAGATAGCATGTCTGGGTTGACAGTTTGAACACAGCCTTGGTGCAACCCGCCGTTGTCTCGCATTGGGAGACGCAGTCCCGGTTGGACTTGTAGCCGTAGTAGATCTGCGGGCTGGGGATTTGGAAGTCGGTATCGAGACAGACAGCATACAGGCCACCCTGGTAGCCAACGACATAGCTAACCGGGCTTGGGCAACTCGTCAGGGGCGATCCATTCGTTCCACCCGTGATGGCAGATGTAGTAGGCTTGACAGAAGATGTGGACAATGTGGTAGGCTTGTTGGTCGTGACAGTTGTGGTGGCGGTAACTGAGTTGGATGTGCTGATCGTCGTGATCGAGGTCGTTGCAATAGAAGCAACCGGGGAAGGAGTAGTCGCAGAACCGCCTTGGGGACAGTTGAAGTTGCCGATATCAGCAGAATATGTGTAAGAGTAGGCGTATTGGATCGTGTAAACGTCTGAGCCGGACGAGTATCCCGTGTTCGTCGCGTAGCTCTGGTCCCAAGTGCGCGAGTACAGAGCACAGATCTGCGCCTGGACAACACCGTTCTTCACGAGCAGGTAGCTGGTGAAAAAGCGGCATCGAAGGCCATTGAACGGGTTCGTCTCTTGCCTCTGTGCAGCGCAGTCATCGGCGCATAGGGAAGGATCGTACGCTTGGTTAGTGTGAGACTTGTATGTAATGTAGCTGTTGCAGCTGGTCGGGGCGTTGATGGTGGCCGCGTTGGTGAAAGATGAGTTGTAGCCGGAAATGCTGTAGATAGGCGCCGAAAGCTGGTATCCGTTTGATCCAGCAATAACGACGTGAAAGTCCTTCCTCCACTGGCCACTGTTCGTGGCAGTGGACGGGCCGATTCCAACACCCCAGAAGCTACACTTGATGACAGTTGTGCTCGACGGGTTGGGGCAGGCCAGGCCGGGGTCTTGGCTCGGATCTCTTTCGAAGAAGATGTTGAAAGCTGTGCATCCGGAAATTTGGGCACAGTCGGCTGCGCATCGAGCAGTATCGTAGTTTGAATAAGTCTTGTAGCCTTGGTAGATCGAGGCCGAAGTGGCAGACTGCAGGTTCTGGAAGGTCTGATACCACCCAGGCGGAGTGGTG is drawn from Colletotrichum destructivum chromosome 6, complete sequence and contains these coding sequences:
- a CDS encoding Putative PAN/Apple domain-containing protein, whose amino-acid sequence is MHTLIVLASLVASGVAQLMTPSDLATIPAPDLQTVPVGVGNQTVPISAATSKRALRKLFARDCDTLPPGSGPVPSIDTDQAFLAYSNLSNAALQATTPPGWYQTFQNLQSATSASIYQGYKTYSNYDTARCAADCAQISGCTAFNIFFERDPSQDPGLACPNPSSTTVIKCSFWGVGIGPSTATNSGQWRKDFHVVIAGSNGYQLSAPIYSISGYNSSFTNAATINAPTSCNSYITYKSHTNQAYDPSLCADDCAAQRQETNPFNGLRCRFFTSYLLVKNGVVQAQICALYSRTWDQSYATNTGYSSGSDVYTIQYAYSYTYSADIGNFNCPQGGSATTPSPVASIATTSITTISTSNSVTATTTVTTNKPTTLSTSSVKPTTSAITGGTNGSPLTSCPSPVSYVVGYQGGLYAVCLDTDFQIPSPQIYYGYKSNRDCVSQCETTAGCTKAVFKLSTQTCYLKGSPSVPASNWAVNQGFQTLVKVADGTPLNSCLAPTYTVTSGKTVYQVCPSSDFTNNPATDIWYGVASDAACIALCQTRNGCTKIVYNFVTKTCYNKGNPSLASTGWHVNTQFRAIYIS